A segment of the Eptesicus fuscus isolate TK198812 chromosome 9, DD_ASM_mEF_20220401, whole genome shotgun sequence genome:
aaaaagtcacatctcCTTGGAATACCCTGACATATGGAGCCCCCAACTCCATTGGACCCACCTGGGTTTCCTAATCTCAAACCTTTCCACCCAGGCCCCACTTCTAATCTCCGCCGAGTGGAGTTCTGACCCATGATTTCTGGCCCTACTCACCCTCCCTTCCCAGAAAAATGGTCCAGGATTGATTGTCCTTATATCTGCAGACCAGATTCGTGTACCCTTTACCCAATCCAGGTCCAAGGTTCTCTTTCCTCAGAGCCTATAGCCCTTCTCTAAACACGGAGCTGCCTCTTTACAGTAGGATGAGTACCCAAATATTAAAATAGGAGAAAACTGCTTTCAGTCCCTTTAGGCTTGGGTGGTATTGACTGGGTGAGGTGGAGGAACAGTCTAACCAAGTGATAGAACTGTGGGTAGGCAAACAGGCAGGAGACACCTGGTTCTCTAACCTGGGCATTGGCATGGATGACACTGGGCAAGTCTCTGACTCTCTAGGCCTGTCTCTCCAGCCTGTCTGTGCACTGAGGGGGCTGGTCTTCTGTAAGGCTGTATTTGAATTTGGAGGTTCCACCCAGCTACTCATGGCAATGGTGCATAAtgaccacaagatggcaggcaacTGCTTCAGCTCAGAAGTCTGTAGACTAAACAAATAAGCTAGCTTCAAAAAGGAATACAAGGTAATTCCCCAAGGGCACACTACAAAATGGCAACAGAGGAGGACTTAGAAAAGGGTATTTGAATTTCCAGCCCCAAGACCAGGAGGGGTGGTAGGGAGAGGGCTGGTGGGCAGCAGAGGAGAGGCtaagaatatattttagtgatATCAATCACActgaggggatgggaggagagagggtctTTAGAGGACAGTCTTGGACTGAATGTATTGTCCCACaatgattggggtgggggtgcagaatAAGAATTGAGGAGTTTAGGGGAAGTAGAGATGATCAACCTGgcttcctgcccttccccagcaCAGAAGGAAAAGTAGAGAAATTGCAGCAGTTATTCTAGGATTTGGGGATTACTCCTACAACTCAGGAGGGCACAGCAAATAAGCAAAGATCACCTGATATCCTTTGCGCCTTCCAATAATCTAGTTTCAGGGCCCAGGAAAGATAGGGAGCAACCTATGGGCAGTTACTTGGGGTTCAAAGGGTTAATCTCCAAGAATTCATTCTTTGACATCAACCACAGCCCTtgtctccctgtcccctccctgagcctcaggttGGCAGCTTCCCTGAATTCCTTCTTTGGTGTAATTCTTTAgggccctgggacccaggcccagaGCCAGTCCCCTGCTCAGGTCCTAGGAGTCTAGGGCTTGCTctaagggaggaaggaaagtggCCTTTCCCtcgatctctccctcctcccgggATGTGGGCCCTAGGACTAAAGAGCCTCTGTCTTTCCCGGCCACACCACACCCCCCATTGTAATTCAAACAAGGGGATTCCTGTGTCCCAGTCTCTGGGCAGGAACTTTTGACCAAATGGTAGAGGGTCGGggcaaggtgggggagggggagtcacgGGTTTAGAAAAGAAGACACCTCCTCACTTTGGAGATTCTGGTACACGTCCAGAGCTCTGAGACCTCAAGCTTGTCCTCCCCTAAGCAACGGGGACTCATCTGCATATAAAAGGCCTGAAGCCTGAAGTGGAAGTGGAAACTGAGAAGGTGTGGAGACACAAAGACTGAACCTCCTGGCAGACAGATTTGGAGCCAGACTACAAGAATGGAGACAGCCCAGGGACAGGGTAAAACACGAACTGACGGTGGCAGGGCAGGCCAAGACTTCTGAGAGCAGCAGGTGGAGGCCCTTGCCAGTTTCCCTCCCTAAAAGCACAGATATAGGCGTGCTGGCACCAGACAGGGATGTGGTTACAGAGGAAGCGAGATCCCCTAGGATGAAATGAGAATGGCCCTGTTTAAAAAGTATGAACCTTTCTGAAAAGAAGCATAAACATCTGACAGTGAGAACATTTCTTGCCAGGAGGGGTGGTATGTTCCCCCTCACAAGAAGTAATGGTCTGGAGAATAAATGGAATGGTCTCATTTAGCAGCACGGGTTCAGATACCGCTATACTGACCTATTACCACCAAAGGACTGGTACAGTGGAAAGGCTAATCCATCCTGGCAGGCAATGACATCACTCACCAAACAGGAAACAGTGGTTCTACCAACCCCAAAGGCTACTAGGAAGGCTAATCCATGGAGGGTTGGCCCTGAGTGACCATGTCCCTCCACAATCATCCATCTTGGccaaggtgggaggaggggagagagacagccAAGGCTCTTAGACATTGAGTGAGGCCATTATTCCCACATCTCTTCATGAGTGACCTCCTAAGGGTCCTAAATCCTTCAAATCCTTACGTAGTtatggaggaaaaggagagaccatcacaccctcaagagcaggagtggggaaacttttttctgccaagggccatttggatagttATAACATcgttcacaggccatacaaaattatcaacttaaatattagcctgctatatttggccaaacgtttagttaactcatccctaatgccttggcagggccagaccaaatgatttcgcaggCCTTATGCGGTCTATAGGCTGAACATTTCCCGCCCCTGCTCTAGAGTTAATATATgtatgggaaaaatatatatctatggaAATAGCTCTAGGGACCCAATAACTGAGGGATAGAGGCATAGCCTCCCCAGGGACCAGAGGGATGGTGAGGACAGGTTTCCATGGTAACTGATTTCAATGCAGCCTCTTCCTAGTCCCAAAttgagagagaataaatttcaagGGAGACCAGGGCCTAGTGAAGAAAGAGCCACCGCAGAACAAACGGGTGGGAATGTTGTTACAGGAAGGTCACATCATCCTGGCACTGCCCCCAGTACCAGTGGACCTCAAAGCCCAGTTTGGCATTTTCATCCTCTGGTGGCTCAGGAGGTCCACCTTGGAGCCCCTCCTCTGGGGGCTTCCACACAGCCCTCAAGCTCCCTAGCCTGGTGGCTGTCAGGTCCAACTCAGTCCTGGCCCTCTCCCCACCAGGTATAACCTTTGCCCAGTCCATCTCAGGATGGGGAGCCCTAAGGTTGCCCGGTTCATCCAGCTCAGGGGGTGCCACGGTGTCCAGGAAGCTGCCAATGGAGACACTGTCCAGCTGGTCAGTTGAGCTGATGTCTGGCAGGCTGTCCCAGCTGCCTCTCCTGGAGCGGCTTGGGCTCCCGCCGGTCAGGCTATATTGACTGCTGGTGAGGCTGCTGCAGTGGCTGGTCAATGCCCCCCGTTCTTCCAACAGCCAGCGGAGCGCCTCAATGCCCTCATTCAAAGTCACCAGCTGCTGTAGGATCTTCACGTCAATGGCTCGCAGGTAAGCCTGGGGGAGTGGGAGAAGGAATCAGTCCCGGTTCTGGGCCATGCATTTCCCAAATGTTTCCAGAGACCCCTACCTTGTGGTCCAACCAACTATGTTTCACTCTCAAGAagcagggagccctggctggtgcggctcagttggttggacgctgtcccgtgcaccaaaaggttgccaggtttgattctgatcagggcacatgcctggggtggagggcttgatccccagtgggaggcttgcgggaggcagctgatcaatcgatgtttcgctctcacatcgatgtttctctcttcctctcccttcctatctctctaaaaatcagtaaaaaaaaaaaaaaaagtgtttttttttttttaaagcatggaaACAGAAGGGTTTGAAGTGTGGGCTTAGAAGCAGACAGATTACTGTTTAAAAATCTCACCTCTACCACAGATTATCTACACCACTATAGCCAACTTTCATATCTTCTTTGagctcagtttccttgtttgtaaaataGCATTAAATGACTCACCTCACAGGGTGGCTGTGAGAATTTTGAGATGCTGTCTATTAAGTACTCAGAATAAGGCCTGCCACAGAGTAAGGTCTcagtaaatgttaaatattaaaatctgATCCTACTGAGCTTTGAACTTCatagataggtattattattaaaacaaccgGTCCAGAGTCACCAGTAAGACTTAAAAACAGCcaatgagccaaaaccggtttggctcagtggatagagggtcggcctgcggattcaagggtcccaggttcgattccggtcaagggcatgtaccttggtttcgggcacatccccagtagggggtgtgcaggaggcagctgatcgatgtttctctctcatcgatgtttctaactctctatccctctctcttcctctctgtaaaaaatcaataaaatatattaaaaaacaaaacaaaacaaaaaacagccaacGAATCGTCTGATAGGAGGCCAGCTGTTAATTGGGAAGTAGACTGGGCCAAAAGAAGACAGGAGCTGAGGGATAAAGAGGGAGCTAACCTGTCCCCCAGCCACTTCAGGGTGCCGGTAGCAATTGTTAAGAGAGAGAAGCGTTGGCTAGAGCTTCGTAGGGTCAGAATCCCTCTGACTAGGGATTCAGGGCTTTCCTCCAACACACACTCGTCTCCCTGCTTGTTCTGGGAGTAAGTCTGACTGACTTGGCAATCTCTAGGGTCCCTTTCAACTCAGAGGCACTGAATTATCTTTCCCAAACACAAGTTTGAACCTGTCCCTCCCTTGCTCAAGAGCCTTTATGGGCTTTGCACTGCTCTTagagaataaaatgtaaacagtttAGCAGCTGGCATTCAAAGGCTTTCATAATATGGCTCTTGCCCATCTCTCTAGCTTCACTTCTAGCATACCTCCCTAGGAACCCCCGGTTCTGCCACCCGACTTAAAAGTTCCTTTTATTTGGTGTTATTTTTAGTCAAAGTAATAGATAAAGAttaaagaggcaaaaaaaaaaaaaaaaaaaggttaaagagGCAAAAAGTTCTGCAAGATTTATTATGAAAAGTACCAGTTCCCCATCATTGTCCTAAATCCCACACTCCAGAGAcaactattaatttttttagctgTTTATTTTGGTAGTTACCTTCTAATTTCCAAATAACATGCTACTTACTAATTTTTAAGTCTTAGCTATTTTCTACTGACTTCCCACATGATAGAAGGTTAAGGATTTAACTCTTTCAATTTACTCCCCATTCCTCTGCCATACAGGCACCCTTCCCATCTCCCCATATTCCcattatatacaataaaattaattattcagCGTTTATCTTATTAAAATTCAATCACAGCTAAGCCATGTGGTTTATTATAGTTACCTTTCATTTCTTACAACTTTATGTTTTCCTTAGAATAATAATATGTTACCCAGTGTTTGAgtgtctacccatgaaccaggaggtcatggttcaattccccaacAGGACAAGTGAATATGTTATTATCAATGTTATAATATGTTATATTAGTATTATTCAtgttataatatattattattattactactactactgttTTGCTTAGTTTGCTATATAGTTATCAAAAGTCATCACCAAATTCCCAATTGTCTGAATTTCTCAAGGCTTTTAAACATATCATATATTGTATCTATTCCATCTTAGAGGCAATAGATATATTGTATCTATTTCCATTTAGAGCCTTGAAAATTAAGTAGAACTTAGCCAGACAAAGCAGTGTCTCCTCCAATTCAAGTATCCttgccagccctaaccggtttggctcagtgggtagagcgccagcctacggactgaagggtcccaggttcgattccagtcaagggcatatgcccaggttgtaggctcgatccccagtctggggcatgcaagaggcagctgatcaatgattctctctcatcattgatgtatctatctctcttcctctcccttcctctctgaagtcaataaaaacatgtattaaaaCAACCCCAAAGTAGTCTTGCCAGAGCACAGATTTGACCATGTCACTCTATAATGAAGACTCTTCCGGAAAGCCATCCCTGGGTTCCAATAGCACTTACCCTGCACTAGAGTTACTaccctgtctctctccttcccgaAGCCACAGTGTGAGCTCCCTGAAAGCAGGTCCCGCCCAGCTCATTATGGTGCTTAGCCCAGTATTGGGGAGGTCAGATCCAGTTCTGCGATGTCCTTGCCTTTACTATTCTCAGCCGCCCTCTGCTGGCCCCAGGGTTCAGGAGGTTGGGTTTTACCATGTTGGTGGGAAACAAATCTTAGGACCAGATGCTATAGTCCTGTGATAGAGGGATTCCCTGACTGTGACAGCATCACTCCATGGAACAGAAGAAAGCAAGGCTTTTTTGCCCCCAAAATAAGTACTCATTTCACACCATCTCTTTGGAAACAGAAGGGGGATAAACAGCTCAGGAGAGAGATGCAGCCTCAGAGGCCACTCCAACCCAATTCTCTTCCCACAGGGATTCAGGTTCCCTATTCCTCCCCTTAATGTATACACATCAGACTCTCAGCCCAGTCCTGAGGCTACAGTATGGCTCCCTTATCATTCAGGTCAAATCAGGCCCTAGGATAAAATCCCAGTCCCAAATTCCTGGTCATGGATTGAGATTCTCAGACTATTATTACTAGGAAGGCTCTTAGAGATCATCTGGTCTCACAATCACTTGCCTTCACCCACTTTGGGAAGAGGCAGaaaaactaaggcccagagagaggccctgcTCAGGATCTCAAGAtgattcagcagagctaggacTTGAACCTATGCCTCCCCACTTCTTGcctaaagctttttaaaaaatacatttttttaatcgatttcagagaggaagggagagggagatagaaacatcaatgatgagagagaatcattgatcggctgccttctgcacgccccaaaCTGGGGGTAGAGCCCAcaatcccgggcatgtgctctgaccaggaattgaactatgaccccctggttcataagGTGGGTCCTCTAcctactgaaccacaccagtgGGCTAAAGCTTTGTTTCAAACTGTCCTGTGGGGTTGTTGTCATAACAACAGTTATTTGGGTGGTAGTATTAAGAGGAGGTTGCCACTGTTTTTCCTTTCCGCATACTCCAGAGTCTGGCTGGGCAGAAGGGAAAAGGCCTAGAGGCAGGGATGACCTTGGCCTCAAGGGCAAGactggcccctccctgcaggggaGCTGGGAGAAAGACTGTTGAAGGACAGTACTTAGAGGGCTCGGACCAGTTCTGTCACAAGTGGCTCCAGGGTGGAacccccctgccctgctccttgTCCTCCCTGGCTATAACCCAGTGGGCAGGGCAGAGTATAAAAGAGATTCATGACTTCCTGGCCTGACGAGGGAGAAGGGAATGGAGTAGGGATCCGTGGGGCACATAGGGAGCCTCTCCCTGTTAGGGCCCCCAGaaagctccctccctcctgcccttcaTGGGCAGCCTagggccccaggccaggctggatCAAGAGTCGAGACCTAATCAGAAGTTAAACGTACCCCTTAAAGTTTACAAACAAGGAATATCCACCAAAGGCAGGAAAGAGTTAGAGCCAGAGAGACTAGACATGGCTCCTCCctatgtgacctcaggcaagtccctCAGCACCTACAAGCATGCTTCATCTGTGAGATGGGGAAAATGACGACTGCTTTCCTCATCTGAAtgacataaaatatgtttaaggTGTCTGGCACAAAGCAGGTCGCAATGGTAGATGTAAAGTGTAGGCAGGTCATCTAGGTTCAAAGCTGGGCTCTGCTTTTTAACTTCGTAGGACCTTGGgcaattacttaacctctttgtgcctcagtttcttcatctataaaatatcaCTTACCTAATAGGGTTGCCATGAGGATTAAGAGACGAACTTGTAAAGTGCTCAGCCTGAAGTCTGGCACATGCACTTGGTAAAAGTTAGTTCCCAAAGCAGGGCCCTCTAGGAAGGCTCTTTCTAGGCCTGGAGCTAAAGTTTGTACAATGAGGCAaagccaggcccctccctgaggTGGACACTACTTTGGAGAATTTGGCTCTCCTCCAGCCTTCAAGGCCAAGTGCACACATGGCATTCAAATCCTCCCCCCAGGGAGCCTCCCCTGATTGCTCTGCCCAAAAggctctcctcccagcctctcaggCTGTCTGGAAGTCCCCAtgacctcctccccctctccctcacagctcagcctggcacagagctggGCACACAGTGGGGCTCCAGGAAGACATTAACTCACATCctcactgtggcctcctggttctgGGCCAGAGAGCAGCTGGCAATTCCTCAGTTCCCTAGAACTGGCTGTAAAGGGATGGCAGGTGTAAATCACCACCTTCACCGGAATCACGGCCGGGGGGAACCTGGTGGGTCCCAACTGCTCTTTTGGCTCTGAATCTAGACCCAGCAGCAAccgggaagggggagggtgcCTGTTTCCTGTTCTCCCCAAGGAGGTACAGATGAGATCCAAATATCTGGTGCACCCGGGGTTGGTGAGGAGGAGACTGAGTCAGAGGTGATGAAACCAACACCGACAGTGCTGCTACTCATGTCTGCTAAGGTTCTaggaaatttcaaatattttaagggAGATTGGGAGAATGTTAGTGAAAGAAAGGATGTTTTTAGTGGCCCTAGTCCAGGCAGTTTTCACCCAAATCTCTACTGTGCTGACTCCTGCCGTGAACACTGGGGCCTCAGAAGAACAAACCCCGGACCCAGTTTGCAGGTGGAGAAAAAAACTGGTTGCCCTATAATGGCGGCTGGGGGATAGATGGTCCtgtgggtgaggaggtggggagattTCTGCTGTGCCAGGTTCTCAGTGCTTCCCAGTCTTCGCCTCTCCCCTCCCAATTATTTGGCAGGAAAAACTTGCAGGAGACTGTGCCTCTCACCCCAAGTCTTCAGGACCCATCTACACTCTACTCACCCTTGGGGAAGCAATTGATGGACCCCAGGGTGTAAGGATTGACCTGAGAGACATCCTGTTGAGTTAGGCGGAGAGTTTAAACTCCCTGGTCTCCAGTCCAACTCTGAGTCGTTCCTGCAGGCCCTACGCCGCCGGGGACTCAGGGACTCGGGGCTCGGGTCCTACCTCAAGCCCCCACCTCCGCCCAGCCTGTGGAGCCCACACTCACCAGCTCCATCTTCAGCGCCTTGATCTTGTCCCCCAGGCCGTGGCCCGAGCTCGGCGCCCCGGGGAGCAGCAGGGTGCCAGAGGGTCCCGGCTCCCGTTCCCCTCGAAGCCCGCGGAGCAGCCCTTCAGGGGTCTTCCTGCCCACCTTGCTCTCCACGTCTCGCAGATCAGGCGTCTGGGACTCTGCAGTCCCCTCCATACGGGCCTATAGCCTGAACCGAGCAGAGCGTCGGGACGGCGGGGTCCCGCTCCCTAGCGTCACGTCTCCGCTGCTAGTGCGGAGCGGAACCGGTGGGTCCCTGCCCGCGCCGCGCGGGGGCGGGAGGAGCGCGCCGTAATGCTCAGAAAAGCCGCGCagagccgtgtgtgtgtgtgtgtgtgtgtgtgtgtgtgtgtgtgtgtgtgtgtgtgtgtgtgtgtgtgtgtgtgtgtgtgtgtgtgtgtgtgtgtgtgtgtgtgtgtgttcgagTGCTGCGGACACAACCTCTGGCCTTGGAATGCTTAGGGCTGGGCGATTCTGGACTTGTAACTGAAGGAGCGTTGGAAGAACTCAGCGCCTTCtccctattcccccccccccccccccaccccgcaggaATCCAGTCAAGTACACAGCAGGCgcccaataaatgtttgctgactgAAGGCTAAGCATTCTCAGTCATGGATGTGGGAGTTTAAGGAACAGTGGTAATGTAACCAGACAACCAGTGGGTcccggctgcctgtcactacttgagccaattaagcagagaccaATTAAGCAGGGTGGAATCacatgagtgtttattccaatactgccagcagtatgggagagcagcaggtcgtccacaaaaatctgctctgcccctccccacaagccagctgcttatattgggaagagggaggaagattACACAGGGAAGTAAGAACTACAGgcatgggccctggccggtttggctcagtggatagagtgtcggccttcagactgaagggtcccaggttcgattccagtcaaggacatgtaccttggttgtgggcacatcctcagtaggaggtgtgcaggaggcggctgattgatgtttctctctcatcaatgtttctaactctctatctctctcccttcctctctgtaaaaaatcaataaaatatatattcttaaaaagaattacaggcatgggaaagtaggcaaggcATAATGGTTATAGGTTACAGGCAATGCGGGCTAGGGGGGTCGCAGAGGGTGGGCACCTCCGGGTGCCTCCAGGACTAGATTGtttaatctttccataatgataggTAGTTCTGGGAAAAGGAGGATAGACTGCATTCCAATGTTGGCTCCCATGTCCCGGGGtgtacaactctcagccaggttagaatgtgctttctctaatcagaacaatCATGCTTAacagcatgattaatatttcttatcattATAGCTGGTCTCCACTATTCCATTTCTGCCCCTAATAGTTGCAGAGAGTTGCAGAGGGTGAGTAGAAGAGCTGGGTCTAAAACAGTGGTTAGAATTTAGCTAGCCACTGACACCGCCTGTGTAGCCAATTCTAAGGTGCTTGGATTTTATTCTACAGGCAATGAGGAGCCATGAAAAACTATGCTTtggcttgatttaaaaaaaaaattttgttgttgatttcagagaggaagtgagagggagagagagatagaaacatcaatgatgggagagagtcattgatcgtcagcctcctgcatgctacctactggggatcgagcctgaaacctgggcatgtgccaggctgggaactgaactgtgacctcctggttcataggtcaatgctcaaccactgagccacactggctgggcttgatTTTGGTTTTTAATCCAAGTAATTCCAGCCCATGGTTACAGGATAAAAGATAGTTACACCTGCCGTATCCTTTCCCACCTCTAGTACCAATCCCAAGAGGCAATCACTTTTAGCTATTTTTTCCTAGTATTTATACTTATAACCCCACAATAGGTTTATAccactatttctttcttttctttcttccttcctctctttctttctgttaatcctcacccaaggatgtttttccattgatttttagagagagagtgggagggaggaggagagacagagagtgaaaatccatgtgagagagatacattagttggttgcttcccacaagcGCCCTGGACcaacgctggggatcgagcctgcaaccgagaggtacatgcccttgactggaattgaacccaggacccttcagtccaagggccaacgctctatccactgagccaaaccagctagggctataccactatttcttttaaaaattatttttattgatttcagagagaaagggagagggagagatagaagcatcaatgatgagagagaatcatcgattggctgcctcctgcatgctccccactggggatcaaccccacaacccaggcatgtgccctgactgggaatcaaaacgtgacctcctggttcataggtagacgctccaccactgagccacaccagcagggctataCCACTGTTTCTTAAATGTAAGCATTGTCTACTGACTTCCTATTATGATAAATAGGGATTTACCTCACACCCTGTAGTTCCCTTCTTCCACTGGCCCTAATTATTTTTAGCCTTAATCTTAGTTTATATACTGGCTATCTTTGTAATTTTAAGTAACATTTTTCCTTAGTTTCTCCTGATTCATGGATATGTTAACATTTTGGGGGATATCATCCCACCATTTAGGAAGCAGATGGAATGGGGAGAGTTCAAAAATAACTAACTGGTCTTCTGGCTTCCTCTGTCTCCTTTTAATCCACCAACAGTAAATGTTCTCTTAAATTGGATTATGTTGCTTCCCTGCCTAAAATTCTTCCATGGCTACCCACTCACTTAAGATAAGCATCACTGTCccctggaaacttgttagaaatgcagtaTTCTGCTTGGCACTGGCCTGCTGAATCAAAAACTCGACAAATgcagccctaactagtttggctcagtggatagagcgtccgcctgcggactgaagggtcccaggtgcgattccggtcaagggcatgtaccttggttgcgggcacat
Coding sequences within it:
- the LURAP1 gene encoding leucine rich adaptor protein 1 yields the protein MEGTAESQTPDLRDVESKVGRKTPEGLLRGLRGEREPGPSGTLLLPGAPSSGHGLGDKIKALKMELAYLRAIDVKILQQLVTLNEGIEALRWLLEERGALTSHCSSLTSSQYSLTGGSPSRSRRGSWDSLPDISSTDQLDSVSIGSFLDTVAPPELDEPGNLRAPHPEMDWAKVIPGGERARTELDLTATRLGSLRAVWKPPEEGLQGGPPEPPEDENAKLGFEVHWYWGQCQDDVTFL